In Vespula vulgaris chromosome 10, iyVesVulg1.1, whole genome shotgun sequence, the following are encoded in one genomic region:
- the LOC127066656 gene encoding ribosomal RNA small subunit methyltransferase NEP1, translated as MGQKRKNRNEKDDFEYDPAPKHLQVAHIKNQEKRLIIILENAQLESVKIGNSFELLNCDDHSNILKKNNREPGSCRPDITHQCLLMLMDSPLNRAGLLQVYIHTEKNVLIEVNPQTRIPRTFKRFAGLMVQLLHKFSVRASDGPMKLLKVIKNPCTDHLPVGCKKLLMSFSSNTIKNPRELVPSEEPIAIVVGAMAHGQVKTDYTEGTISISNYPLSGAVTCSKLCTAFEEVWGIV; from the exons ATGGGccagaaaaggaaaaatcgcAACGAAAAGGATGATTTTGAATATGATCCCGCTCCTAAACATCTTCAAGTTGcacatattaaaaatcaagaaaagcgtcttattattattttggaaAATGCACAATTAGAATCAGTGAAG ATTGGTAACAGTTTCGAATTACTGAATTGCGATGATCATTCGAacatcttgaaaaaaaataatcgagaacCTGGTTCATGCAGACCGGATATAACGCATCAGTGCTTATTAATGCTGATGGATAGTCCTTTAAATAGAGCTGGTCTTTTACaagtttatatacatacagagaaaaatgtattaatcgAAGTCAATCCACAAACAAGGATACCAAGGACATTCAAACGATTTGCTGGTCTTATGG tacaattattacataaattcaGCGTAAGAGCATCAGATGGgccaatgaaattattaaaagtcaTAAAAAATCCATGCACAGATCATCTCCCGGTTGGCTGTAAAAAACTATTAATGTCTTTCAGttcaaatacaataaaaaatccaAGAGAATTAGTGCCAAGTGAAGAACCAATCGCTATTGTGGTAGGAGCAATGGCACATGGacaa gtaAAAACAGATTATACGGAAGGTACTATATCCATCAGTAACTACCCACTTTCAGGTGCTGTAACTTGCAGTAAATTGTGTACTGCTTTTGAAGAAGTTTGGGGTATagtttaa